From the genome of Thermoflexus hugenholtzii, one region includes:
- a CDS encoding OsmC family protein, translating into MGLVLNGLDVEQLQQLSAQVQADPEAARSLNRWTARVRWLGGFKGRAYIRNHSFVVDEPADLVGQDEAPNAVEYVLGALGACLTVGFVLNATKRGIPLRNLEIALEGEIDNILTFLGLSQEGHPGYREIIVKAYVDADADEETLRAIWEETVVTSPVGNTLARPVTLRPELRRATAA; encoded by the coding sequence ATGGGACTGGTGCTGAACGGCCTGGATGTGGAGCAGCTGCAGCAGCTGAGCGCGCAGGTGCAGGCGGATCCGGAGGCCGCCCGCTCCCTGAACCGCTGGACGGCGCGGGTGCGCTGGTTGGGAGGGTTCAAGGGACGGGCCTACATCCGGAACCACTCCTTTGTGGTGGACGAACCCGCCGATTTGGTGGGCCAGGACGAGGCCCCCAACGCGGTGGAATATGTGCTGGGGGCCCTTGGGGCTTGCCTCACCGTCGGCTTCGTCCTCAACGCCACCAAACGTGGGATCCCTCTCCGCAACCTGGAGATCGCCCTGGAGGGGGAGATCGATAACATCCTCACCTTCCTGGGGCTGAGCCAGGAAGGGCACCCGGGCTACCGCGAGATCATCGTCAAAGCCTATGTGGACGCCGACGCCGACGAAGAGACCCTCCGGGCGATCTGGGAGGAGACGGTGGTCACCTCGCCGGTGGGCAACACGCTGGCCCGCCCGGTGACCCTGCGGCCCGAGCTCCGTCGGGCGACGGCCGCTTGA
- a CDS encoding OsmC family protein — MSASLNGVDLEALQQMLEEVRARPEAVQPRRWARFRWEEGLRGRVYIRNQSFTVDESVDRSGREAGLSALEYALGALGACLGLGFVFHATRRGIAVRNLEVALEGRIENLLRFLGFEGEGHPGYGEVIAKAYVDADADEETLQALWEETVATSPVGNTFTRPVALRTEIATVSGWWFRYSPETEESASGSRGGMPC; from the coding sequence ATGAGCGCTTCGCTAAACGGCGTCGATCTGGAGGCTCTGCAACAGATGCTGGAAGAAGTCCGGGCTCGCCCGGAGGCGGTCCAGCCCCGGCGCTGGGCCCGCTTCCGGTGGGAGGAGGGCCTGCGGGGCCGGGTCTACATCCGCAACCAATCCTTCACGGTGGATGAGTCGGTGGATCGCTCGGGGCGAGAGGCGGGCCTGAGCGCCCTGGAGTATGCTCTGGGAGCGCTGGGGGCCTGCCTGGGCCTGGGCTTCGTCTTCCACGCCACCCGCCGCGGCATCGCCGTCCGGAACCTGGAGGTGGCCCTGGAGGGACGCATCGAGAACCTGCTCCGCTTCCTGGGCTTCGAAGGGGAGGGCCACCCCGGCTACGGAGAGGTCATCGCCAAGGCTTACGTGGACGCGGACGCCGATGAGGAGACGCTACAGGCCCTGTGGGAGGAAACGGTGGCCACCTCCCCCGTCGGCAACACCTTCACCCGCCCGGTGGCCCTGCGCACGGAGATCGCCACCGTCTCGGGCTGGTGGTTCCGGTATTCCCCCGAAACGGAGGAAAGCGCTTCAGGGTCCCGCGGCGGGATGCCCTGCTGA
- a CDS encoding cobalamin-independent methionine synthase II family protein: MARNGLPLFPVTVVGSWPRPPWLLEALRKRHAGQLSYSEFQEIADRAVLEALRAQEEAGVEIVSDGEQRRDNFYSFVVEKLEGVRMMSVAEMYDYAEDKSYFEQILRQLDVPAYAIKTPVAVDKIRLKMPLALDELEFLRRHTDRPIKIPLPGPYLLTRTMWVQGLSDRVYPTREDLAQDVVAILREEILRLRDAGAAFIQLDEPVLTEVVFQPPVHSRTFMCASLSAAGEDPQLELAWAAQLINRVVLGVEGVRIGVHICRGNWTTREEALLTGDYRPLLGTLEAMRVQQWVLEFATPRAGDLEVFRECRQKRELGLGVVNPRTAEIEPPEFIVARVKEALNYFEPSQIFLNPDCGFGTFAERPVATPEVAFRKLRSIRQAAEQLRREFGTA; the protein is encoded by the coding sequence ATGGCGCGCAACGGATTGCCGCTCTTTCCGGTGACGGTGGTGGGCAGCTGGCCGCGGCCGCCATGGCTGCTGGAGGCCTTGCGCAAGCGCCACGCCGGCCAGCTCTCGTATTCGGAATTTCAGGAGATCGCCGACCGCGCCGTCCTGGAGGCCCTGCGGGCCCAGGAGGAGGCGGGCGTGGAGATCGTTAGCGATGGCGAACAGCGCCGTGACAACTTCTACTCCTTCGTCGTCGAGAAGCTGGAAGGGGTCCGCATGATGAGCGTGGCCGAGATGTATGACTACGCGGAGGACAAATCCTACTTCGAGCAGATCCTCCGCCAGCTGGACGTCCCGGCCTACGCGATCAAGACCCCGGTGGCGGTGGACAAGATCCGCCTGAAGATGCCCCTGGCTCTGGACGAGCTGGAGTTCCTGCGTCGGCACACCGACCGGCCGATCAAGATCCCCCTCCCGGGCCCCTACCTGCTCACCCGCACCATGTGGGTGCAGGGCCTCTCCGACCGCGTCTACCCCACCCGGGAGGATCTGGCCCAGGACGTGGTGGCCATCCTGCGGGAGGAGATCCTGCGCTTGCGGGACGCGGGAGCGGCTTTCATCCAGCTGGACGAGCCGGTGTTGACCGAGGTGGTGTTCCAGCCGCCGGTCCACAGCCGCACTTTCATGTGCGCTTCCCTCTCGGCCGCGGGGGAGGACCCCCAGCTGGAGCTGGCATGGGCCGCCCAGCTGATCAACCGGGTGGTGCTGGGCGTGGAAGGGGTGCGCATCGGCGTCCACATCTGCCGGGGGAACTGGACCACGCGGGAGGAGGCGCTGCTCACCGGGGATTACCGGCCGCTGCTGGGCACCCTGGAGGCCATGCGGGTGCAGCAGTGGGTGCTGGAGTTCGCCACCCCGCGGGCCGGCGACCTGGAGGTCTTCCGGGAGTGCCGGCAGAAGCGGGAGCTGGGCCTGGGGGTGGTCAACCCGCGCACCGCCGAGATCGAGCCCCCTGAGTTCATCGTCGCCCGGGTGAAGGAGGCCCTGAACTACTTCGAACCCTCGCAGATCTTCCTGAACCCGGACTGCGGCTTCGGGACCTTCGCCGAGCGCCCGGTGGCCACCCCGGAGGTGGCCTTCCGCAAGCTCCGGTCCATCCGCCAGGCCGCGGAGCAGCTGCGGCGGGAGTTCGGGACGGCGTAG
- the glyS gene encoding glycine--tRNA ligase subunit beta, which produces MAPRRPLSFQEIILRLQEFWAEQGCLIWQPYSEKVGAGTMNPATVLRVLGPEPWRVAYVEPSYRPADGRYAENPNRMQLHHQFQVILKPDPGNPQELYLESLRALGIDFRRHDVRFVEDNWESPALGAWGLGWEVWLDGMEITQFTYFQQAGGLPLDPVAVEITYGLERIALYLQGVPSVWDLDWDGTHTYGEILKTSEVEHCVYNFELADIERLRELFQHYEAEARACIARGLVIPAHDYVLRCSHTFNLLDARGAIGVTERARYFARMRELARQVATLYLQQRERLGYPFLRKAPAPPPPEPMPPLPTVEEAEDLLLEIGTEELPARDLEAALAQLAENAPAMFAEARLEYASMEVHGTPRRLVLYVRRLQPRTRAIETWVKGPPAHVAFDAEGHPTPAALGFARAQGIPVEALTVRELPEGRYVGVIRRAEGQPTPAVLTELLPRLIASLKFEMSMRWNRSGVAFSRPIRWLVALYGREVIPFEFAGVRSGRETRGPRPRGSPVLRLAQAADYFPTMRRARIVLPVAERQARIRKELERLAAEVGGTVPEDPELLAEVANLVETPTVLRGQFDPEALRLPAEVLITVMRKHQRYFPVLGPDGQLLPYFLAVRNGGRRGLEQVRQGNEAVLRARFADAAYFFDHDTRQPLEAFLPRLATLTFEERLGSMLDKTRRLEALAPRIGKMLGLDAEEMGLLARAAHLCKADLATQMVIEFTELQGVMGREYARRCGEPEGVATAIFEHYLPRFAGDALPQTRPGIALGLADRLDSLVGLFAVGLAPSGSADPYGLRRAAAGLIQILTAHGLRFSLSQGLAAAATVQPVPVTPEILEEVRAFLIGRQRAALQEAGYRYDVIEAILAVRGDDPAWAAESVASLQRTVERPDWSRLLAAYSRCVRILRKARSEGSEPAPGVDPARFESDVEQALWEAVRAAREQVGPESPVESLVAALERLASPIDRFFEEVLVMHEAEALRRNRLALLQAIADLADGIADLSRLEGF; this is translated from the coding sequence ATGGCGCCTCGACGTCCGCTCTCGTTCCAGGAGATCATCCTCCGACTGCAGGAGTTCTGGGCGGAGCAGGGCTGCCTGATCTGGCAGCCCTACAGCGAGAAGGTGGGGGCCGGGACGATGAACCCGGCCACTGTGTTGCGGGTGCTGGGCCCTGAGCCCTGGCGGGTGGCCTACGTGGAGCCCTCCTATCGGCCCGCCGACGGCCGCTACGCCGAGAACCCCAACCGGATGCAGCTCCATCACCAGTTCCAGGTGATCCTCAAGCCGGACCCCGGCAACCCTCAGGAGCTCTATCTGGAGAGCTTGCGGGCCCTGGGCATCGACTTCCGCCGCCACGATGTCCGGTTCGTGGAGGACAACTGGGAGTCCCCCGCCCTGGGCGCCTGGGGGCTGGGCTGGGAGGTCTGGCTGGACGGGATGGAGATCACCCAGTTCACTTACTTCCAGCAGGCCGGCGGCCTCCCCCTGGACCCGGTGGCGGTGGAGATCACCTATGGGCTGGAGCGCATCGCCCTCTACCTCCAGGGGGTTCCCTCGGTCTGGGATCTGGACTGGGACGGCACCCACACCTACGGGGAGATCCTCAAGACGTCGGAGGTCGAACACTGCGTCTACAACTTCGAGCTGGCGGATATTGAGCGGCTTCGGGAGCTGTTTCAGCACTACGAGGCGGAGGCCCGCGCCTGCATCGCCCGCGGCCTGGTGATCCCGGCCCATGACTACGTGCTGCGTTGCTCCCACACCTTCAACCTGCTGGACGCCCGGGGGGCCATCGGGGTCACCGAGCGCGCCCGCTACTTCGCCCGCATGCGGGAGCTGGCCCGCCAAGTGGCCACCCTCTACCTGCAACAGCGAGAGCGCCTGGGCTATCCCTTCCTCCGGAAGGCGCCCGCCCCGCCACCTCCCGAGCCCATGCCGCCTCTCCCCACGGTCGAGGAGGCGGAGGATCTCCTGCTGGAGATCGGCACAGAGGAGCTGCCCGCGCGGGATCTGGAGGCGGCCCTGGCCCAGCTGGCCGAGAACGCCCCCGCCATGTTCGCGGAGGCCCGGCTGGAGTATGCGTCGATGGAGGTCCATGGAACGCCGCGCCGGCTGGTCCTCTACGTCCGCCGCCTGCAACCCCGCACCCGCGCGATCGAGACCTGGGTGAAGGGCCCGCCGGCCCACGTGGCCTTCGACGCCGAGGGCCATCCCACCCCCGCCGCCCTCGGCTTCGCCCGGGCCCAGGGCATCCCGGTGGAGGCCCTGACCGTGCGGGAGCTCCCGGAGGGCCGCTACGTGGGTGTGATCCGGCGGGCCGAGGGGCAGCCGACCCCCGCTGTCCTGACGGAGCTGCTCCCCCGGCTCATCGCCAGCCTGAAGTTCGAGATGAGCATGCGCTGGAACCGCAGCGGGGTGGCCTTCTCCCGGCCCATCCGCTGGCTGGTGGCCCTCTACGGGCGCGAGGTGATCCCCTTCGAGTTCGCCGGCGTCCGCAGCGGCCGCGAGACCCGCGGGCCCCGTCCTCGGGGCTCGCCGGTCCTCCGCCTGGCCCAGGCCGCCGACTACTTCCCCACCATGCGTCGAGCCCGTATCGTGCTCCCGGTGGCGGAGCGGCAGGCGCGGATCCGCAAGGAGCTGGAACGGCTGGCCGCGGAGGTGGGCGGGACGGTCCCGGAGGACCCGGAGCTTCTGGCCGAGGTGGCCAACCTGGTGGAGACGCCCACGGTGTTGCGGGGCCAGTTCGACCCTGAAGCCCTCCGCCTGCCCGCCGAGGTCCTGATCACGGTGATGCGCAAGCACCAGCGTTACTTCCCGGTGCTCGGGCCCGATGGGCAGCTCCTCCCCTACTTCCTGGCGGTGCGCAACGGCGGACGGCGCGGGCTGGAGCAGGTGCGCCAGGGGAACGAGGCGGTGTTGCGGGCCCGCTTCGCCGACGCGGCCTATTTCTTCGACCACGACACCCGCCAGCCTCTGGAGGCCTTCCTCCCCCGCCTGGCCACCCTGACCTTCGAGGAGCGGCTGGGTTCGATGCTGGATAAGACCCGCCGCCTGGAAGCCCTGGCTCCCCGCATCGGCAAGATGCTCGGGCTGGACGCCGAGGAGATGGGGCTCCTCGCCCGGGCGGCGCATCTGTGCAAGGCGGACCTAGCCACCCAAATGGTTATCGAGTTCACCGAGCTGCAGGGGGTGATGGGGCGGGAATACGCCCGCCGGTGCGGCGAGCCGGAGGGAGTGGCGACCGCCATCTTCGAGCACTACCTCCCCCGCTTCGCCGGCGACGCTCTTCCCCAGACCCGGCCGGGGATCGCCCTGGGCCTCGCCGACCGGCTGGACTCCCTGGTGGGGTTGTTCGCGGTGGGGCTGGCGCCCTCCGGCTCCGCGGATCCCTACGGCCTGCGCCGGGCGGCCGCCGGCCTGATCCAGATCCTCACCGCCCACGGCCTGCGGTTCTCCCTCTCCCAGGGTCTGGCCGCCGCGGCAACCGTCCAGCCGGTGCCGGTGACTCCCGAGATCCTGGAGGAGGTGCGAGCCTTCCTCATCGGCCGGCAGCGGGCCGCCCTCCAGGAGGCCGGCTATCGCTACGATGTCATCGAGGCGATCCTCGCGGTCCGGGGCGACGATCCGGCGTGGGCAGCGGAGAGCGTTGCCTCACTCCAGCGGACAGTGGAGCGGCCCGACTGGTCACGCCTGCTGGCCGCTTACAGCCGGTGCGTGCGCATTCTGCGCAAAGCCCGGTCCGAAGGGAGCGAGCCGGCCCCGGGGGTGGATCCCGCTCGCTTTGAGAGCGATGTCGAACAGGCGCTGTGGGAGGCCGTGCGCGCCGCCCGGGAGCAGGTGGGCCCGGAGAGCCCCGTGGAATCCCTGGTCGCCGCCCTGGAGCGTCTGGCCTCCCCCATCGATCGGTTCTTCGAAGAGGTCCTGGTGATGCACGAAGCGGAGGCCCTCCGCCGCAACCGCCTAGCCCTGCTCCAGGCCATCGCCGACCTGGCCGACGGGATCGCCGATCTCAGCCGGCTGGAGGGCTTTTGA
- a CDS encoding type II toxin-antitoxin system HicB family antitoxin, whose product MQVRVLTAIIRKGEDIYVAECPEVGTVSQGYTIEEALENLKEATELYLEEFPIPDVPHPLLTTFEVAINV is encoded by the coding sequence ATGCAAGTCCGCGTTCTTACCGCTATTATTCGCAAAGGAGAGGATATCTATGTTGCAGAATGTCCAGAAGTGGGAACGGTCAGTCAAGGTTACACCATCGAGGAAGCCCTTGAAAATCTGAAAGAAGCAACAGAGCTTTATCTCGAAGAGTTTCCCATCCCCGATGTTCCTCATCCTCTTCTGACTACATTTGAGGTCGCTATCAATGTCTAA
- a CDS encoding type II toxin-antitoxin system HicA family toxin: MSKLRRVSGEEAIRALERLGFVKVRQKGSHVILKKNTPEGDIGCVVPLHRELAIGTLRGIL, encoded by the coding sequence ATGTCTAAATTACGACGTGTGTCTGGAGAAGAGGCCATTCGTGCTTTAGAAAGATTAGGATTTGTGAAAGTAAGACAGAAAGGCTCCCATGTGATCCTTAAAAAGAACACACCGGAGGGAGATATCGGTTGTGTAGTTCCGTTGCATCGAGAGCTCGCGATTGGAACCCTTCGAGGCATCCTTTGA
- a CDS encoding undecaprenyl-phosphate glucose phosphotransferase produces MGDRKVPRGWKWLRIGLDLMVIQAAFVLAYFMRYRWEWFREITFDAPFSAYIPFQIAWTVLLLVTFRLDRVYPPQMGAPWLEEMYRVLNAVAKSTLVLMAVVFFSQSLFYSRLMFLEAALLVVWMLGALRLLESRVERMLRRRGLGVVRALIVGAGDLGRAVMRAALARPELGYRIIGFVDDDPEKARTDIGPFRARGTLEDLPRVLREEAVDEVIITLPLAFYDRIQEVVQHCEAHRVPVRIVPDPFQLTLSRLDVRDLDGIPLIGIREARFSPWQFRIKRAMDLILATVLLILAAPLMALIALAIRLDSPGPVIFRQVRVGKDGRLFTMYKFRTMRVGAEQEQERLRALNEASGPLFKIRNDPRVTRVGRILRRLSLDELPQLVNVLKGEMSLVGPRPPVPSEVEAYKPWQRQRLSAIPGMTGLWQISGRSDLTFDEMCLLDIYYIENWSPLLDLEIILRTIPRVIMGEGAY; encoded by the coding sequence ATGGGAGATCGAAAGGTTCCGCGGGGATGGAAGTGGCTTCGGATCGGCCTGGATCTGATGGTGATCCAGGCTGCCTTCGTCCTGGCGTATTTCATGCGTTACCGGTGGGAGTGGTTCCGGGAGATCACCTTCGACGCGCCGTTCTCCGCCTATATCCCCTTCCAGATCGCCTGGACGGTCCTGCTGCTGGTGACCTTCCGCCTGGACCGGGTGTATCCGCCTCAGATGGGGGCGCCCTGGCTGGAGGAGATGTATCGCGTCCTCAACGCAGTGGCCAAGAGCACCCTGGTGCTCATGGCCGTGGTCTTTTTCTCTCAGTCTCTCTTCTACTCCCGGTTGATGTTTCTGGAGGCCGCCCTCCTGGTGGTGTGGATGCTGGGAGCCCTACGGCTCCTGGAGAGCCGGGTCGAGCGGATGCTGCGCCGGCGGGGCCTCGGGGTGGTGCGCGCCCTGATCGTCGGGGCTGGGGATCTGGGGAGAGCGGTGATGCGGGCCGCCCTGGCCCGCCCGGAGTTGGGCTACCGGATCATCGGGTTTGTGGACGATGACCCGGAGAAGGCCCGCACGGACATCGGCCCCTTCCGTGCCCGGGGCACCCTGGAGGACCTGCCGCGGGTCCTGCGGGAGGAGGCGGTCGATGAGGTGATCATCACCCTCCCCCTGGCCTTCTACGATCGGATCCAGGAGGTGGTGCAACACTGCGAAGCCCATCGCGTCCCTGTACGCATCGTCCCCGATCCCTTCCAGCTCACCCTGAGCCGCCTGGACGTGCGGGACCTGGATGGGATCCCCCTGATCGGGATCCGGGAGGCGCGTTTTTCGCCCTGGCAGTTCCGCATCAAGCGGGCGATGGATCTGATCCTGGCCACGGTCCTGCTGATCCTCGCGGCTCCCCTGATGGCCCTGATCGCCCTGGCCATCCGGCTGGATTCGCCCGGGCCGGTGATCTTCCGGCAGGTGCGGGTGGGGAAGGACGGCCGTCTGTTCACGATGTATAAGTTCCGCACCATGCGGGTGGGGGCGGAGCAGGAGCAGGAGCGCCTGCGGGCGTTGAACGAGGCCAGCGGCCCCCTCTTCAAGATCCGCAACGATCCGCGGGTGACGCGGGTGGGGCGGATCCTGCGCCGGCTGAGCCTGGACGAGCTGCCCCAGCTGGTCAATGTGCTCAAGGGGGAGATGAGCCTGGTGGGACCGCGCCCGCCGGTCCCTTCGGAGGTAGAGGCTTACAAGCCCTGGCAGCGCCAGCGCCTGTCCGCCATCCCGGGGATGACAGGGCTGTGGCAGATCTCCGGCCGCAGCGACCTCACCTTCGACGAGATGTGCCTCCTGGACATCTACTACATCGAGAACTGGTCCCCGCTGCTGGACCTGGAGATCATTCTGCGCACCATCCCCCGGGTGATCATGGGGGAGGGGGCGTATTAA
- a CDS encoding type II toxin-antitoxin system VapC family toxin, whose product MRLLLDTHVFLWWITDDPHLSDRAREHISDRRNRLYLSAASGWEIAIKSQLGRLKLPDQPMDFVLEQMTLNEIEELPVRVHHALYVFFSQHITEIPSIVY is encoded by the coding sequence ATGAGGCTGCTGCTTGACACGCATGTCTTTCTCTGGTGGATCACAGATGACCCGCATCTCTCTGATAGGGCCCGCGAACATATAAGTGATCGCAGGAATCGCCTCTATCTCAGCGCGGCAAGTGGTTGGGAGATCGCCATTAAGTCCCAGCTGGGAAGATTGAAATTGCCAGATCAGCCCATGGATTTTGTTCTAGAACAAATGACATTGAATGAAATTGAAGAACTTCCTGTCCGCGTTCATCATGCCCTTTATGTCTTTTTCTCCCAGCATATCACCGAGATCCCTTCGATCGTTTATTGA
- a CDS encoding type II toxin-antitoxin system Phd/YefM family antitoxin translates to MPVQVSVRAIKTRLHELLHRVQEGEEIIITRAGKPIARLVPIEEEKPGRRMPGSAKGKIWIREDFDAPLPESIITEFDQ, encoded by the coding sequence ATGCCGGTGCAGGTTAGCGTCCGCGCCATCAAGACCCGTTTGCATGAGCTCCTTCATCGCGTTCAGGAGGGAGAAGAAATCATCATCACGCGAGCCGGCAAACCGATCGCACGGCTGGTTCCGATCGAGGAGGAAAAGCCGGGCCGGCGTATGCCAGGCAGCGCAAAGGGAAAGATCTGGATCCGTGAGGACTTCGATGCGCCCCTACCCGAATCAATCATCACGGAGTTCGATCAATGA
- a CDS encoding glycosyltransferase family 1 protein, whose product MRRVALNAQLLAGEASYRSAGIHRYLYEVLRRLPEAAPEIAFTAFIGPRAIPPEVPRIRWVRTSWPTHQPFVRILWEQLVLPLRLARGSWELLHAMAFVAPLAARLPVVVTVYDLSFLLYPEAFRAANRLYLRMFTRWTCRRAAGILAISQAAREDLIRRWSLPPERIAVAYPGVDPRFRPLPAEEVAAFRARRGLPERFILYVGTLEPRKNLGVLLEAVARLFPPVPLILVGGKGWKPAFLPRLRELEREGRARWVGFIPDEELPFWYNAATVFAYPSRYEGFGMPPLEAMACGTPVIAARAASLPEVVGEAGLLVDPMDEEAWTEGLSTLLRDEALREALRARGLARAARFTWEATAAATVRLYRRLLNGAEGPGSGSLLRPRDRE is encoded by the coding sequence ATGCGACGCGTCGCGCTGAACGCGCAGTTGCTGGCCGGCGAGGCCTCCTACCGTAGCGCCGGGATCCATCGTTATCTCTATGAGGTCCTGCGGCGCCTGCCGGAGGCTGCCCCGGAGATCGCCTTCACCGCCTTCATCGGGCCTCGGGCCATCCCCCCGGAGGTCCCCAGGATCCGGTGGGTTCGCACGTCCTGGCCTACCCATCAGCCTTTCGTCCGGATCCTGTGGGAGCAGCTGGTTTTGCCGCTGCGCCTGGCTCGGGGGAGCTGGGAGCTGTTGCACGCGATGGCCTTCGTGGCGCCGCTGGCGGCCCGCCTGCCTGTGGTGGTCACCGTCTACGACCTCAGCTTCCTCCTTTACCCGGAGGCCTTCCGGGCAGCGAACCGGCTGTATCTGCGGATGTTCACCCGATGGACCTGCCGGCGGGCGGCAGGGATCCTGGCGATCTCCCAGGCGGCCCGGGAGGATCTGATCCGCCGCTGGAGCCTTCCGCCGGAGCGGATCGCGGTGGCCTACCCGGGGGTGGATCCCCGGTTCCGGCCCTTGCCGGCGGAGGAGGTGGCCGCCTTCCGGGCGCGCCGGGGCCTGCCGGAGCGGTTCATCCTGTATGTGGGCACCCTGGAGCCGCGCAAGAACCTCGGGGTGCTGCTGGAGGCCGTCGCCCGCCTCTTCCCGCCGGTCCCGCTGATCCTGGTCGGGGGCAAAGGCTGGAAGCCCGCCTTTCTCCCCCGGTTGCGGGAGCTGGAGCGGGAGGGGCGGGCACGGTGGGTGGGGTTCATCCCCGATGAGGAGCTTCCTTTCTGGTATAACGCAGCCACGGTCTTCGCCTATCCCTCCCGCTATGAGGGGTTCGGGATGCCTCCGCTGGAGGCGATGGCCTGCGGGACCCCGGTGATCGCGGCGCGGGCCGCTTCGCTTCCCGAAGTGGTGGGCGAGGCGGGCTTGCTGGTGGACCCGATGGATGAGGAGGCCTGGACCGAGGGGCTTTCTACCCTATTACGGGATGAGGCGCTCCGGGAGGCCCTGCGGGCCCGGGGCCTGGCCCGCGCCGCCCGCTTCACCTGGGAGGCCACCGCCGCCGCCACCGTGCGGCTGTATCGAAGGCTCCTAAACGGGGCGGAGGGCCCCGGCTCCGGCTCGCTGCTCAGGCCGAGGGATAGGGAATAG
- a CDS encoding glycosyltransferase family 4 protein: MRVVLLSKALVVGAYQRKAEEIARHEGIELIVLVPPAWRDERGVLPLERAHTRGYTLLVEPIAFNGHFHLHFYPYLGRRLRALRPDLLHIEEEPYNLATYHAVRLAKGLGIRVGVFSWQNLLRRYPPPFRWWERAVLRAADFLIAGSETAARVWRAKGYAGLMAVIPQFGVDPESFRPASPRPPRPFTIGYVGRWVPEKGIDLLLQAVAGLEGDWRLRIIGSGPAGPFLRQLAAHLGIADRVAFEPPSPSTRMPEVYAGLDVLVLPSRTRPNWTEQFGRVLIEAMACGVPVIGSSAGEIPWVIGDAGLVFPEGDPEALRAALRRVMRDPDLRAALRERGRTRVLERFTHAGIARATVALYHRVMGGNAGSLPEPSCDASR, from the coding sequence ATGCGAGTGGTGCTGCTCTCCAAAGCCCTGGTGGTGGGCGCCTACCAGCGCAAGGCGGAAGAGATCGCTCGCCACGAGGGGATTGAGCTCATCGTCCTGGTCCCGCCTGCTTGGCGGGATGAGCGGGGGGTGCTTCCTCTGGAGCGGGCGCACACCCGGGGCTATACGTTGCTGGTGGAGCCCATCGCTTTCAACGGGCATTTCCATCTTCACTTTTACCCGTATCTGGGCCGGCGCCTCCGCGCCCTGCGGCCGGACCTTTTGCACATCGAAGAGGAGCCCTACAACCTGGCCACCTATCACGCGGTCCGTCTGGCGAAGGGTCTGGGGATCCGCGTTGGCGTCTTCTCCTGGCAGAACCTCTTGCGCCGGTATCCGCCACCCTTTCGATGGTGGGAGCGCGCGGTGCTGCGGGCGGCGGACTTCCTGATCGCCGGCAGCGAGACGGCCGCGCGGGTCTGGCGGGCCAAGGGCTACGCCGGCTTGATGGCGGTGATCCCTCAGTTCGGGGTGGATCCCGAGTCCTTCCGGCCGGCTTCCCCGCGCCCCCCGCGGCCGTTCACCATCGGATACGTCGGACGCTGGGTGCCGGAGAAAGGAATCGACCTTCTGTTGCAGGCAGTGGCCGGGCTGGAGGGGGACTGGCGGCTGCGGATCATCGGCAGCGGGCCGGCGGGCCCCTTCCTGCGGCAGCTCGCGGCGCACCTGGGGATCGCGGACCGCGTCGCCTTCGAGCCGCCCTCCCCCTCGACCCGGATGCCGGAGGTCTACGCAGGTCTGGACGTCCTGGTGCTGCCCTCTCGAACCCGGCCGAACTGGACGGAGCAGTTCGGCCGGGTGCTGATCGAGGCGATGGCCTGCGGCGTCCCGGTCATCGGCTCTTCCGCGGGGGAGATCCCATGGGTGATCGGGGACGCCGGCTTGGTGTTCCCGGAGGGCGATCCGGAGGCGTTGCGGGCGGCGCTGCGTCGGGTGATGAGGGATCCCGATTTGCGGGCGGCGCTCCGCGAGCGGGGAAGGACCCGGGTCCTGGAGCGGTTCACCCACGCGGGGATCGCCCGGGCCACCGTCGCCCTCTATCACCGGGTGATGGGAGGGAACGCGGGATCGCTTCCGGAGCCGTCATGCGACGCGTCGCGCTGA
- a CDS encoding aldo/keto reductase, translated as MAATVNLFVDTADIYIQVALAWLLRNPTVTSPIIGASTVEQLQELLSAVGWSLPEEIAQRLDMLTAWDRD; from the coding sequence ATGGCAGCTACTGTCAACCTTTTCGTCGACACAGCGGATATCTATATCCAGGTGGCCCTGGCCTGGCTGCTGCGCAACCCGACCGTCACCAGCCCCATCATCGGGGCCAGCACGGTGGAGCAGCTCCAGGAGCTTCTAAGCGCGGTGGGCTGGTCCCTGCCCGAGGAGATCGCCCAGCGCCTGGACATGCTCACCGCATGGGATAGGGATTGA